A genomic window from Agreia sp. COWG includes:
- a CDS encoding beta-galactosidase family protein, with product MPDFRIGETDFLLDGQPFRILSGALHYFRVHPDYWADRIHKAKLMGLNTIETYVAWNEHSPTRGTFDTSDGLDLGRFLDLVAAEGMYAIVRPGPFICAEWDNGGFPGWLFSDPAVGVRRDEPLYMTAVAEYFAELLPIVASRQIDRGGPVILMQIENEYGAYGDDKSYLKKLIELTRAGGITVPFTTIDQPTDQMLADGSLPELHKTGSFGSRAAERLATLRSHQKTGPLMCAEFWDGWFDHWGAHHHVTDAQESARELDALLAAGASVNIYMFHGGTNFGFTNGANDKGVFQPTVTSYDYDAPLTESGAPGEKFWAFREVISRYAPVPDEVPTQPAAAVELEVVLDERVSLWDAAARLGEAATVDALPSMDELAQFRGFALYTAEIGPAPDTAADTADTAADTAADAAAVGRVLTVGEVRDRAQVFIDRAPVGVLQRDHHDVSLGLPAAASARCSLAILVEDQGRVNYGPRIGEHKGLIGGVTLDGEQITGWGVLELDFEAVLSGAAGLYTRAGGGSAVSGPSFVRGTFAAPAGRDLFLSTEGWGKGQAFLNGFNLGRYWSRGPATTLFVPGPLVREGQNELVLFELHGAARSVVHFVARPQLGHTDF from the coding sequence ATGCCTGACTTTCGCATCGGTGAGACCGACTTCCTTCTCGACGGCCAGCCGTTCCGTATCCTGTCGGGGGCGCTGCACTACTTCAGGGTGCACCCCGACTACTGGGCCGATCGCATCCACAAGGCCAAGCTCATGGGCCTGAACACCATCGAGACCTACGTGGCGTGGAACGAGCATTCGCCGACCCGCGGCACGTTCGACACATCGGACGGCCTCGACCTCGGCCGCTTTCTCGACCTCGTGGCGGCCGAGGGCATGTACGCGATCGTGCGTCCCGGCCCCTTCATCTGCGCAGAATGGGACAACGGCGGCTTCCCCGGCTGGCTCTTCAGCGATCCGGCCGTCGGCGTGCGCCGCGACGAGCCGCTCTACATGACGGCGGTCGCCGAGTACTTCGCAGAGCTGCTGCCCATCGTCGCCTCGCGCCAGATCGATCGTGGCGGTCCCGTCATCCTGATGCAGATCGAGAACGAGTACGGCGCCTACGGCGACGACAAGAGTTACCTGAAGAAGCTCATCGAGCTGACGCGGGCCGGTGGCATCACCGTGCCGTTCACCACGATCGACCAGCCCACCGACCAGATGCTGGCCGACGGCAGCCTGCCCGAACTGCACAAGACCGGATCGTTCGGCTCGCGCGCGGCGGAGCGGCTCGCCACCCTGCGCTCGCACCAGAAGACGGGGCCGCTGATGTGCGCCGAGTTCTGGGACGGCTGGTTCGACCACTGGGGCGCCCACCACCACGTGACCGACGCCCAGGAATCGGCGCGTGAGCTCGACGCGCTGCTCGCCGCCGGTGCCAGCGTGAACATCTACATGTTCCACGGCGGCACCAACTTCGGATTCACCAACGGCGCCAACGACAAGGGCGTGTTCCAGCCCACGGTCACGAGTTACGACTACGACGCCCCGCTCACCGAGTCGGGAGCGCCCGGCGAGAAGTTCTGGGCCTTCCGCGAGGTCATCTCGCGCTACGCTCCCGTTCCCGACGAGGTTCCCACGCAGCCCGCCGCTGCGGTCGAGCTCGAGGTCGTGCTCGACGAGCGGGTGTCGCTGTGGGATGCCGCGGCTCGGCTCGGCGAGGCCGCGACGGTCGACGCGCTGCCCAGCATGGACGAGCTCGCGCAGTTCAGGGGCTTCGCGCTCTACACGGCGGAGATCGGTCCGGCCCCCGACACTGCTGCGGACACTGCAGACACTGCTGCCGACACTGCCGCCGATGCCGCCGCGGTCGGCCGAGTGCTGACCGTCGGCGAGGTGCGCGACAGGGCGCAGGTCTTCATCGACCGTGCCCCCGTCGGGGTGCTGCAGCGCGATCATCACGATGTCAGCCTCGGGCTGCCCGCTGCCGCCTCGGCCCGTTGCTCGCTCGCGATCCTCGTCGAAGACCAGGGCCGCGTGAACTACGGCCCCCGCATCGGTGAGCACAAGGGCCTCATCGGCGGCGTGACCCTCGACGGTGAGCAGATCACCGGCTGGGGCGTGCTCGAGCTCGACTTCGAAGCCGTGCTGTCGGGTGCGGCGGGCCTGTACACGCGGGCGGGCGGCGGCTCCGCCGTATCCGGCCCCTCGTTCGTGCGCGGAACGTTCGCCGCCCCCGCCGGCCGTGACCTCTTTCTCAGTACCGAGGGCTGGGGCAAGGGGCAGGCGTTCCTGAACGGCTTCAACCTTGGCCGCTACTGGAGCCGGGGCCCCGCGACCACCCTGTTTGTTCCCGGCCCTCTCGTGCGCGAGGGGCAGAACGAGCTGGTGCTGTTCGAGCTGCACGGTGCCGCCCGAAGCGTGGTGCACTTCGTCGCCCGCCCGCAGCTGGGGCACACTGACTTCTAG
- a CDS encoding alpha-N-arabinofuranosidase, with translation MAHARLTVTPSDVIAEVSPRLFGSFVEHMGRAVYTGIYEPGHPTANEQGFRRDVLELVQELGATVIRYPGGNFVSGFRWEDSVGPVSERPTRLEVAWHSIETNEVGLHEFADWAETAGVEVMNAVNLGTRGIEDAASLLEYSNHPSGTALAEQRRGNGRDEPFGITLWCLGNEMDGPWQIGHKTADEYGRLAAETGRVMKWIDPSIELVAAGSSNADMPTFGEWEKTVLEHGIDVFDHISLHAYYEENGDVESFLASGVGLDRYIRTVADIIRDTLAEHGSDRTIGISVDEWNVWNQTRFNEIDKPPLFAGEWNERPRIIEDEYTVTDAVVVGSLLMSLLRNSDVVSMANLAQLVNVIAPIRSEPGGPAWRQTTFHPFALTARFAIGDVVSTRVYSDLQQTNSYGDVALLDAVALADGDTTTLLLVNRSIIEPLEVAVDIEGSPIASVLYQRTLGVPEGGTRTTSNTQAQPDAVLPRDADIVTVDDGDARLTLPPLSWSIVRLSTPRPLPSTTIRENDNA, from the coding sequence GTGGCCCACGCCCGCCTCACCGTCACCCCGAGCGATGTCATCGCCGAAGTATCGCCCCGCCTGTTCGGCTCATTCGTCGAACACATGGGCCGAGCCGTGTACACGGGCATCTACGAGCCCGGCCACCCCACGGCGAACGAGCAGGGCTTTCGACGCGACGTGCTCGAACTGGTGCAGGAGCTCGGCGCGACCGTCATCCGCTACCCCGGCGGCAACTTCGTGTCGGGCTTCCGCTGGGAGGACAGCGTCGGGCCGGTGTCGGAGCGCCCCACGCGGCTCGAGGTGGCCTGGCACAGCATCGAGACCAACGAGGTGGGCCTGCACGAGTTCGCCGACTGGGCCGAGACCGCGGGCGTCGAGGTCATGAACGCGGTCAACCTGGGCACCCGTGGCATCGAGGACGCCGCCTCGCTTCTCGAGTACAGCAACCACCCGTCGGGCACGGCGCTCGCGGAACAGCGTCGAGGCAACGGACGCGACGAACCCTTCGGCATCACGCTCTGGTGCCTCGGCAACGAGATGGACGGACCGTGGCAGATCGGTCACAAGACCGCGGATGAATACGGTCGGCTCGCCGCCGAGACCGGCAGGGTCATGAAATGGATCGACCCCTCGATCGAGCTCGTCGCCGCCGGCAGTTCCAACGCCGACATGCCCACGTTCGGTGAGTGGGAGAAGACCGTGCTCGAGCATGGCATCGACGTCTTCGACCACATCTCGCTGCACGCGTACTACGAGGAGAACGGCGACGTGGAGAGCTTCCTCGCATCCGGCGTCGGGCTCGACCGCTACATCCGCACGGTCGCGGACATCATCCGTGACACCCTGGCGGAGCACGGCTCGGATCGCACCATCGGCATCAGCGTCGACGAGTGGAACGTCTGGAACCAGACCCGGTTCAACGAGATCGACAAGCCGCCGCTCTTCGCGGGCGAGTGGAACGAGCGCCCCCGCATCATCGAAGACGAGTACACCGTGACCGATGCCGTGGTGGTCGGCAGCCTGCTCATGTCGCTCCTGCGCAACTCCGACGTGGTGAGCATGGCCAATCTCGCCCAGCTCGTCAACGTCATCGCACCCATCCGCTCCGAGCCCGGAGGGCCGGCCTGGAGACAGACCACGTTCCACCCCTTCGCCCTGACCGCGCGCTTCGCGATCGGCGACGTGGTGAGCACCCGGGTGTATTCAGACCTGCAGCAGACGAACAGCTACGGCGACGTCGCCCTGCTCGACGCGGTCGCCCTGGCCGACGGCGACACCACGACCCTGCTGCTGGTGAACCGCTCGATCATCGAGCCCCTCGAGGTGGCCGTCGACATCGAGGGCTCGCCGATCGCATCCGTTCTGTACCAGCGCACGCTCGGCGTGCCCGAGGGGGGCACCCGCACCACGAGCAATACGCAGGCGCAACCGGATGCCGTGCTGCCGAGGGATGCCGACATCGTCACGGTCGACGACGGCGACGCGCGCCTGACGCTGCCCCCGCTGTCGTGGTCGATCGTGCGTCTGTCGACTCCTCGCCCCTTGCCGAGCACCACGATCCGGGAAAACGACAATGCCTGA
- a CDS encoding ABC transporter substrate-binding protein, with protein sequence MKIRSTKGLRRGAAALTGVLALGLALSACSSAGGGSDTGNADDIAKALDTETTITVWAWAPAVEQIAKDFEKQHPKITVNVVNAGTGNDQYVKLQNAIKAGSGAPDVAQIEYYALPQFALSDSLANLKDFGFDSFADKYTDSTWNSVSLDGGVYALPQDSGPMALFYNKAVFDQYNIAVPTTWDEYVAAAKQLHAADPTKYITNDTGDAGFTTSMIWQAGGQPYKTENSTDVSINLQDAGSKKFADTWSSLVEGGLVSPITSWSDEWYKGLGDGSIATLTIGAWMPGNLESGVAQASGNWRVAPMPTWEKGQAASAENGGGGDAILKQSKNKLAAAGFLQYMNEGDGTQTSIAKGGFPSTVADLNNDTFLNYESPYFGGQKINQVLVQSSKDVVKGWQYLPFQVYSNSIFNDTVGKSYSSKSDLNAGLEAWQKATADYGSEQGFTVKAGS encoded by the coding sequence ATGAAGATTCGCAGCACTAAGGGCCTCCGCAGAGGAGCGGCGGCCCTGACGGGCGTTCTCGCCCTAGGTCTCGCCCTATCGGCCTGCTCGTCGGCCGGCGGAGGCTCCGACACCGGCAACGCCGACGACATCGCCAAGGCCCTCGACACCGAGACCACCATCACGGTGTGGGCCTGGGCCCCCGCCGTCGAGCAGATAGCCAAGGACTTCGAGAAGCAGCACCCGAAGATCACCGTCAACGTCGTGAACGCCGGCACCGGCAACGACCAGTACGTGAAGCTGCAGAACGCGATCAAGGCCGGATCGGGCGCGCCCGACGTGGCCCAGATCGAGTACTACGCCCTTCCCCAGTTCGCGCTGAGCGACTCGCTCGCCAACCTGAAGGACTTCGGCTTCGACTCCTTCGCCGACAAGTACACCGACAGCACCTGGAACTCGGTGAGCCTCGACGGCGGCGTGTACGCCCTCCCGCAGGACAGCGGCCCCATGGCGCTGTTCTACAACAAGGCCGTCTTCGACCAGTACAACATCGCCGTGCCCACCACGTGGGACGAGTACGTCGCCGCAGCGAAGCAGCTGCATGCAGCAGACCCGACCAAATACATCACCAACGACACCGGTGACGCCGGCTTCACGACCAGCATGATCTGGCAGGCGGGCGGCCAGCCCTACAAGACCGAGAACTCGACCGACGTCTCGATCAACCTGCAGGATGCCGGTTCGAAGAAGTTCGCCGACACCTGGAGCAGCCTCGTGGAGGGTGGACTCGTCTCCCCCATCACCTCGTGGAGCGACGAGTGGTACAAGGGCCTCGGTGACGGCAGCATCGCCACGCTGACCATCGGTGCCTGGATGCCCGGAAACCTCGAGTCGGGCGTCGCGCAGGCATCCGGCAACTGGCGCGTGGCCCCCATGCCCACGTGGGAGAAGGGTCAGGCGGCGAGCGCCGAGAACGGCGGTGGCGGTGACGCCATCCTGAAGCAGAGCAAGAACAAGCTCGCAGCGGCCGGATTCCTGCAGTACATGAACGAGGGCGACGGCACCCAGACGTCGATCGCCAAGGGCGGCTTCCCCTCGACGGTCGCCGACCTCAACAACGACACGTTCCTGAACTACGAGAGCCCCTACTTCGGTGGCCAGAAGATCAACCAGGTTCTGGTGCAGTCCTCGAAGGACGTCGTGAAGGGATGGCAGTACCTGCCCTTCCAGGTCTACTCGAACAGCATCTTCAACGACACTGTGGGCAAGTCGTACTCGAGCAAGTCCGACCTGAACGCCGGACTCGAGGCGTGGCAGAAGGCCACGGCCGACTACGGAAGCGAGCAGGGCTTCACCGTGAAGGCGGGCAGCTAG
- a CDS encoding carbohydrate ABC transporter permease, whose amino-acid sequence MAVMVVYALFPLFWLFVSSTKTQSELLSSFGLWFSGDFSLFDNISQTLTYGGGEFVRWFGNTLLYVVVGAGGATLLAALGGYGLAKFNFPGKKAVFAVVLGAVAIPGTALAVPTFLMFSQLGLTNTPWAIILPSLISPFGLYLIWTYALDAVPTEVLEAARMDGAGEMRTFFTISLRLLTPGIVTVLLFTVVATWNNYFLPLIMLSEPTWYPLTVGLNQWNQQSQTVGGDAIYNLVVTGSLLTIVPIIVAFLFLQKYWQSGLTAGSVKA is encoded by the coding sequence ATGGCCGTGATGGTCGTCTACGCACTCTTCCCGCTCTTCTGGCTCTTCGTGAGCTCGACCAAGACCCAGTCCGAGCTGCTCAGCTCGTTCGGCCTCTGGTTCAGCGGCGACTTCTCGCTCTTCGACAACATCTCGCAGACGCTCACCTACGGCGGCGGAGAGTTCGTTCGCTGGTTCGGCAACACCCTTCTCTACGTCGTGGTCGGTGCGGGCGGTGCGACCCTCCTCGCCGCGTTGGGCGGTTACGGGCTCGCCAAGTTCAACTTTCCCGGAAAGAAGGCCGTGTTCGCCGTCGTCCTGGGCGCGGTCGCGATCCCGGGCACGGCACTGGCGGTGCCCACCTTCCTGATGTTCAGCCAGCTGGGACTGACCAACACGCCCTGGGCGATCATCCTGCCGTCGCTCATCAGCCCCTTCGGGCTGTACCTGATCTGGACCTACGCCCTCGACGCCGTGCCGACCGAGGTTCTCGAGGCCGCGCGCATGGACGGCGCCGGCGAGATGCGCACCTTCTTCACCATCTCGCTGCGGCTGTTGACACCGGGCATCGTCACGGTTCTGCTGTTCACGGTCGTGGCCACCTGGAACAACTACTTCCTGCCCCTGATCATGCTGTCGGAGCCCACCTGGTACCCGCTCACCGTCGGGCTCAACCAGTGGAACCAGCAGTCGCAGACCGTGGGCGGAGACGCCATCTACAACCTGGTCGTCACCGGCTCGCTGCTCACCATCGTGCCGATCATCGTCGCGTTCTTGTTCCTGCAGAAGTACTGGCAGTCCGGCCTCACCGCCGGAAGCGTCAAGGCCTGA